From the genome of Ananas comosus cultivar F153 linkage group 18, ASM154086v1, whole genome shotgun sequence, one region includes:
- the LOC109723916 gene encoding ubiquitin-conjugating enzyme E2 19-like isoform X1 has protein sequence MARENQEGRGNTPSATATVANAAAHRSGSAAAAAAKQPLNAAKGADGQSVLKRLQSELMALMMCGDPGISAFPEGDNIFSWKGTIDGGAGTVYEGMVYKLSLCFPSDYPFKAPKVKFESPCFHPNVDLCGNICLDILQDKWSSAYDVRTILLSVQSLLGEPNNDSPLNTQAAAMWANQEGVSHVIIYTFGPQTNYNSL, from the exons ATGGCGAGAGAGAACCAAGAAGGCCGCGGAAACACTCCgtccgccaccgccaccgtcGCCAATGCTGCTGCGCATCGATCGGGCAGTGCAGCTGCCGCTGCTGCGAAACAGCCGCTCAATGCTGCGAAGGGCGCCGACGGGCAGTCGGTGCTGAAGAG GCTGCAGTCAGAGCTGATGGCACTGATG ATGTGTGGGGACCCAGGGATCTCAGCATTCCCCGAGGGGGACAACATCTTCAGCTGGAAAGGGACCATCGACGGCGGCGCCGGCACGGTCTACGAGGGCATGGTCTACAAGCTCTCCCTGTGCTTCCCCAGTGACTACCCCTTCAAGGCCCCCAAGGTCAAGTTTGAGAGCCCCTGCTTCCACCCAAATGTGGACTTGTGCGGCAACATCTGCTTAGACATCCTCCAG GACAAATGGTCATCTGCATATGATGTGAGAACCATCCTTCTGTCAGTCCAGAGTCTTTTGGGAG AGCCAAACAATGATTCTCCACTCAACACACAAGCTGCAGCAATGTGGGCAAATCAGGAAGGTGTGTCTCATGTGATCatttacacttttggtcctcagaCAAACTATAATTCGCTGTAG
- the LOC109723916 gene encoding ubiquitin-conjugating enzyme E2 19-like isoform X2: protein MARENQEGRGNTPSATATVANAAAHRSGSAAAAAAKQPLNAAKGADGQSVLKRLQSELMALMMCGDPGISAFPEGDNIFSWKGTIDGGAGTVYEGMVYKLSLCFPSDYPFKAPKVKFESPCFHPNVDLCGNICLDILQDKWSSAYDVRTILLSVQSLLGEPNNDSPLNTQAAAMWANQEEFRKMVEKHYKLAS, encoded by the exons ATGGCGAGAGAGAACCAAGAAGGCCGCGGAAACACTCCgtccgccaccgccaccgtcGCCAATGCTGCTGCGCATCGATCGGGCAGTGCAGCTGCCGCTGCTGCGAAACAGCCGCTCAATGCTGCGAAGGGCGCCGACGGGCAGTCGGTGCTGAAGAG GCTGCAGTCAGAGCTGATGGCACTGATG ATGTGTGGGGACCCAGGGATCTCAGCATTCCCCGAGGGGGACAACATCTTCAGCTGGAAAGGGACCATCGACGGCGGCGCCGGCACGGTCTACGAGGGCATGGTCTACAAGCTCTCCCTGTGCTTCCCCAGTGACTACCCCTTCAAGGCCCCCAAGGTCAAGTTTGAGAGCCCCTGCTTCCACCCAAATGTGGACTTGTGCGGCAACATCTGCTTAGACATCCTCCAG GACAAATGGTCATCTGCATATGATGTGAGAACCATCCTTCTGTCAGTCCAGAGTCTTTTGGGAG AGCCAAACAATGATTCTCCACTCAACACACAAGCTGCAGCAATGTGGGCAAATCAGGAAG